The Paracholeplasma brassicae genome contains a region encoding:
- a CDS encoding ABC transporter ATP-binding protein, translating into MLEIKDFKKVYEDETEITYDTQCFPTQGLIHFSGENGIGKTTFFNVISGCDKEASLVIINDSVSESVDRFKNRVSYLKQEVHLIEEMTGYEALILMHQIEGVLYDKDLISDILVSLNLNHVIDNPVKSYSVGQKRKLEFVRLLISRKEILILDEPFAQVDKESVVEMMSYLDTLSKDKLIIYSNHEAINVTPVNKDMFQVKEKAYVGFLFKHFLKKGYIYQLLTMIILILGMSIFLFYLTTNEINQRHVVREFYQTVDYGLFESHKADLNASLSTGLTLSFETSDYMSSNVSALVSNSVNELSLLYGVYPSDKNEILMSYHFAIFNTDRLGIEMNSMLGEWVMIDEVRYQIKGILDNPLKRNLFTSDYHYQVFLNTYPDFYLRESDHFNAPLSLNLLTNHEIAKLSDKETMDNGYFYLSFNEALESDGSLSIAIFIVMIVIVTVVTFTLGLERTKRLKALFQGLYHQGVYKKKLISSVFCLEVVLIILSIGMSLLVSAYLIGLRNEEVRKTFFIDVNVYKIGFSQLIWLVVPALALLQGIFIGIRYNLNGNEASS; encoded by the coding sequence ATCAAAGACTTTAAGAAAGTATATGAAGATGAAACAGAAATCACGTATGACACACAGTGTTTTCCAACTCAAGGCCTCATCCATTTTAGTGGCGAAAACGGGATTGGTAAGACAACTTTCTTTAATGTGATAAGCGGCTGTGATAAAGAAGCTAGTTTAGTAATTATAAATGACTCGGTAAGTGAATCAGTTGATCGTTTTAAAAACAGGGTCAGTTATCTTAAACAAGAAGTTCATTTAATTGAAGAAATGACAGGTTATGAAGCACTTATCTTAATGCATCAAATTGAAGGTGTGTTATATGACAAAGACTTAATAAGTGACATACTAGTTAGTCTTAACCTAAACCATGTGATCGATAATCCGGTTAAATCCTATAGTGTCGGACAAAAAAGAAAACTAGAATTCGTTAGACTGTTAATCTCAAGAAAAGAGATTCTTATTCTAGATGAGCCTTTTGCTCAAGTAGATAAAGAATCGGTCGTAGAGATGATGAGTTACTTAGACACCTTATCAAAAGACAAGCTAATCATATATTCGAATCATGAAGCGATCAATGTAACGCCTGTCAATAAGGATATGTTTCAAGTTAAAGAGAAAGCATATGTCGGATTTTTATTTAAACATTTCTTAAAGAAAGGTTATATCTATCAACTACTAACGATGATCATTTTAATCTTAGGGATGTCTATCTTTCTCTTTTATTTGACAACCAACGAAATTAATCAAAGGCACGTCGTTCGTGAGTTTTATCAAACGGTTGATTATGGGTTGTTTGAAAGCCATAAGGCAGATTTAAATGCGTCATTATCAACCGGATTAACCTTGTCATTTGAGACAAGTGATTACATGAGTTCAAACGTGAGTGCTTTAGTATCAAATAGCGTTAATGAGTTATCGCTTTTATATGGCGTTTATCCAAGTGATAAAAATGAGATACTGATGAGTTATCATTTTGCCATCTTTAACACGGATAGATTAGGCATAGAAATGAATTCAATGCTTGGAGAGTGGGTAATGATCGATGAGGTTAGGTATCAAATCAAAGGTATTCTTGATAATCCATTGAAAAGAAATCTATTTACAAGTGATTATCATTATCAAGTGTTCTTGAACACATATCCTGATTTCTATTTAAGAGAAAGTGATCATTTTAATGCCCCACTAAGTCTTAACTTATTAACCAACCATGAGATTGCCAAATTATCAGATAAAGAAACAATGGATAACGGTTATTTTTACTTGTCATTTAATGAGGCGTTAGAATCCGATGGATCACTAAGTATCGCCATATTTATTGTGATGATTGTTATCGTAACGGTGGTTACTTTTACACTAGGTTTAGAAAGAACTAAGCGATTAAAAGCGTTATTTCAAGGCTTATATCATCAAGGCGTCTATAAGAAAAAGTTAATAAGTTCAGTTTTTTGTCTTGAAGTAGTCTTAATCATTTTATCGATCGGTATGAGTTTATTGGTGTCTGCTTACTTGATTGGATTAAGAAATGAAGAAGTAAGAAAGACTTTCTTTATCGATGTTAATGTCTATAAGATAGGCTTTAGTCAATTGATATGGTTAGTAGTACCAGCTTTAGCATTACTACAAGGCATATTCATTGGTATTCGTTATAATTTGAATGGAAATGAGGCGTCTTCATGA